Proteins from one Mycobacterium sp. HUMS_12744610 genomic window:
- the hypB gene encoding hydrogenase nickel incorporation protein HypB produces the protein MGRFHRHDDGTVHAHEHGDHSHYGTGRQRVDVLESIFAENDVFAAANRAAFESNGIRTLNLMSSPGSGKTTILQATLDELAEEIAIGVIEGDIATDLDAAKLSGRGAQVSLLNTSNGFGGECHLDAPMVGRALPGLDLSRLDLVIIENVGNLVCPAEFDVGEHAKAMVYSVTEGEDKPLKYPVMFRSVDVVLLNKIDLVPHLDVDVDTYVHHVRQVNATAPILPVSARTGAGLDAWFGWLRRFAGTSPA, from the coding sequence ATGGGTAGATTTCACCGGCACGACGACGGCACCGTGCACGCCCACGAGCACGGCGATCACAGCCACTACGGGACGGGACGGCAGCGCGTCGACGTGCTGGAGTCGATCTTCGCCGAGAACGACGTGTTCGCGGCGGCCAACAGGGCGGCGTTCGAGAGCAACGGGATCCGCACCCTCAACCTGATGAGCTCGCCGGGATCGGGCAAGACGACCATCCTGCAGGCCACACTGGACGAGCTGGCCGAAGAGATCGCGATCGGGGTGATCGAGGGCGACATCGCCACCGACCTGGATGCCGCCAAGCTCAGCGGCCGCGGCGCCCAGGTGTCACTGCTGAACACCAGCAACGGCTTTGGCGGCGAATGCCATCTCGACGCGCCCATGGTCGGTCGCGCACTGCCGGGCCTCGACCTGTCCCGCCTGGACCTGGTGATCATCGAGAACGTCGGCAACCTGGTCTGCCCGGCCGAGTTCGACGTCGGCGAGCACGCCAAGGCCATGGTCTACTCGGTGACCGAGGGCGAGGACAAGCCGCTGAAATACCCGGTGATGTTTCGCTCGGTGGATGTGGTGCTGCTCAACAAGATTGACCTGGTGCCCCACCTGGACGTCGACGTCGACACCTATGTGCACCATGTTCGTCAGGTCAACGCGACGGCACCGATCCTGCCCGTCAGCGCCCGCACCGGCGCCGGCCTGGACGCCTGGTTCGGCTGGCTGCGGCGGTTCGCCGGCACGTCGCCGGCCTGA
- a CDS encoding hydrogenase maturation nickel metallochaperone HypA has translation MHELALCEAIAGVAKTHAGGRHVEVVRVRIGALRQVVPESLSFCWTLVRDAEDMPDAELELECVAAEVHCRACGERSKITSSWSIWCPRCDSPDVEVLRGNEFLVTSLDVS, from the coding sequence GTGCATGAGCTCGCGCTCTGCGAGGCGATCGCCGGTGTGGCCAAGACGCACGCCGGCGGCCGCCACGTCGAGGTGGTGCGGGTGCGGATCGGGGCCCTTCGCCAGGTGGTGCCGGAATCGCTGTCGTTCTGCTGGACCCTCGTCCGCGACGCCGAGGACATGCCGGACGCCGAGCTCGAGCTCGAATGCGTCGCCGCCGAGGTGCACTGCCGTGCGTGCGGCGAGCGGTCGAAGATCACGTCGTCGTGGTCGATCTGGTGCCCGCGGTGCGACAGCCCCGACGTCGAGGTGTTACGCGGCAACGAATTCCTGGTGACGTCGCTGGACGTCTCGTGA
- a CDS encoding Fur family transcriptional regulator: MSCKQSVLDPAVTERIGEFLRARGLRRMASRIQVLAVLEPVDGHLPVADIHKRVRECLPPGTQAPDVATIYRTVTTLVDQGVLHALTLDSGVTTYGLATAPHHHAVCTQCGSIIEVPARQLSSALEQAMAGSSFALSERAGLTLRGLCPRCQAAAEPGPRPRGRSRR; this comes from the coding sequence GTGAGTTGTAAGCAGTCCGTTCTGGACCCCGCCGTCACCGAGCGAATCGGTGAGTTCCTGCGGGCGCGCGGGCTGCGGCGGATGGCGTCGCGGATCCAGGTGCTGGCGGTGCTCGAGCCGGTCGACGGGCACCTGCCGGTCGCCGACATCCACAAGCGGGTACGCGAATGTCTGCCGCCCGGCACGCAGGCGCCCGACGTGGCGACCATCTACCGCACGGTGACCACCCTGGTCGACCAGGGTGTGCTGCATGCGTTGACGCTGGACAGCGGCGTCACGACCTACGGGCTGGCCACCGCCCCCCATCACCACGCGGTCTGCACCCAGTGCGGCTCGATCATCGAGGTTCCGGCCCGGCAGCTCAGTTCCGCGCTCGAGCAGGCGATGGCGGGCAGCTCGTTCGCGCTCTCCGAGCGGGCCGGCCTGACCCTGCGCGGCCTGTGCCCGCGGTGCCAGGCCGCCGCCGAGCCCGGTCCGCGGCCGCGCGGACGCTCGCGGCGCTGA
- a CDS encoding HoxN/HupN/NixA family nickel/cobalt transporter, which translates to MASAQLDWRPSWKTRLRSALTPAEWSRLAAMSALIVALHLIGWLTLVLLVEPAQLSVGGKAFGVGIGITAYTLGMRHAFDADHIAAIDNTTRKLMNDGQRPLAVGFFFSLGHSTVVFALAVLLTCGIKTLVGPVENDSSALHHYTGLIGTSVSGAFLYLIAIVNIVILAGILRVFARLRRGHYDEAKLEQHLDNRGLVNRLLGRFTKSITKSWHAYPVGLLFGLGFDTATEIALLVLASSSAASGLPWYAILCLPVLFAAGMCLLDTVDGSFMNFAYGWAFSSPVRKIYYNIIITALSVAVALLIGSVELLGLFAGQFGWRGPFWEWIGGLDLNAVGYFVVGMFVLTWAVALLVWRYGRIEERWDTTTAGAESTP; encoded by the coding sequence GTGGCCAGTGCTCAGCTCGACTGGCGGCCCTCATGGAAGACCAGGCTTCGCAGCGCCCTGACACCGGCGGAGTGGTCGCGGCTCGCAGCGATGTCGGCGCTCATCGTCGCACTGCACCTGATCGGCTGGCTGACCCTGGTGCTGCTGGTCGAGCCCGCCCAGCTCAGCGTGGGCGGCAAGGCCTTCGGCGTCGGCATCGGCATCACGGCCTACACCCTGGGCATGCGGCATGCCTTCGACGCCGATCACATTGCCGCGATCGACAACACCACCCGCAAGCTGATGAACGACGGGCAGCGTCCCCTCGCGGTCGGTTTCTTCTTCTCGCTGGGCCACTCCACGGTGGTCTTCGCGCTGGCGGTGCTGCTGACCTGCGGGATCAAAACCCTCGTGGGGCCCGTCGAGAACGACTCCTCGGCCCTGCACCACTACACCGGCCTGATCGGGACGAGCGTCTCCGGTGCGTTCCTGTACCTGATCGCCATCGTCAACATCGTCATCCTCGCCGGCATCCTGCGGGTGTTCGCCCGGCTGCGCCGCGGCCACTACGACGAGGCCAAACTGGAACAGCACCTGGACAACCGGGGGCTGGTCAACCGGTTGCTCGGCCGGTTCACCAAGTCGATCACCAAGTCCTGGCACGCCTACCCGGTCGGGTTGCTGTTCGGGCTCGGGTTCGACACCGCCACGGAGATCGCGCTGCTGGTGCTCGCGAGTTCGAGCGCCGCCTCCGGCCTGCCGTGGTACGCCATCCTGTGCCTGCCCGTGCTGTTCGCCGCCGGCATGTGCCTGCTGGACACCGTCGACGGGTCGTTCATGAACTTCGCCTACGGCTGGGCCTTTTCCAGCCCGGTGCGCAAGATCTACTACAACATCATCATCACCGCGCTGTCGGTGGCCGTGGCCCTACTCATCGGCAGCGTGGAACTGCTGGGACTGTTCGCCGGCCAGTTCGGCTGGCGGGGGCCGTTCTGGGAGTGGATCGGCGGGCTGGACCTCAACGCGGTCGGCTACTTCGTGGTCGGCATGTTCGTTCTCACCTGGGCCGTCGCCCTGCTCGTCTGGCGCTACGGCCGCATCGAGGAGAGGTGGGACACCACCACCGCGGGGGCCGAGAGCACGCCTTGA